The nucleotide window AGTCATCCGTGAAACACGTGCAGTTGAATACGCAAAATAAAGCGGTGCTTCGGCGCCGCTTTTTATATTGTGGTCACATTGCTGTTTTCCTCTGATCACGATGATATGATACAATTTTTATATAAATAACTTATAGGCAGGAATGAAGATTAATGAGAATTTTATTTGTAGGGGATGTTGTAGGTTCTCCAGGCAGGGATATGGTTACGGAATACCTGCCAAAGCTGAAGGGGAAATTTCGTCCGACTGTTACGATCATAAATGGTGAGAATGCAGCGAGCGGTAAAGGGATTACCGAAAAGATTTACCGGCAGTTTCTCGAGCAGGGCGCACAGGCTGTCACTCTAGGAAACCACGCATGGGATAACCGTGATATTTTTGAGTTCATCGATGGAGCTAAATATCTGGTACGGCCTGCTAATTTCCCAGAAGAAGTTCCTGGCAAAGGGATTGTTTATTTAAAAATCAACCAGGAGGAACTGGCAATAATCAATTTGCAAGGCCGAACATTCTTGACGCCAATTGATTGCCCATTTAAAAAAGCCGATGAACTGATTGAAGAAGCTAGAAAGCGCACATCCCTCATATTCGTTGATTTCCATGCAGAAGCAACTAGCGAAAAGCAGGCAATGGGATGGTATCTTGATGGAAAAGTTTCCGCCGTGGTCGGTACGCATACTCATGTCCAAACTGCAGATGAGCGAATTTTGCCTTCTGGTACAGCATATCTGACCGATGTAGGCATGACCGGTCCATATGATGGCATTTTGGGAGTAGAAAAAGAAGCAGTTCTCAGAAGGTTCATTACAAGCCTGCCAACACGTTTCGAAGTAGCCAAGGAAGGAAGGAACCAGCTATCAGCAGTATTGATCGATTTGGATAAGAAAACTGGCAAAGCAGTGAAAATCCAGAAAATCCTTATCAATGAAGACCACCCTTTTTATGAATAAGACATTAGAGTGACAATCGTGAGACTGCAGGAAAACTCATTCGAGTTTATCTGCAGTCTTTACTTATGAGCTGAATTTGGTTATTTGGAGAAGGATTAAGTTGGATGAAAGATACCCTTGTGAAGAGGTAGGAGGGTGGATAAGGGTATCATTGCTGTCGAGAAATACCCTTTTGATGGGAAAAGAGTGCGCATAAGGGTATCATTCCTGTCGAGAGATACCCTTATGACGAGAAAAGAGTGTGGATAAGGGTATCATTCTGCCAGAGAGATACCCTTATGAAGAGTGAAGAGTGCACATAAGGTCACCATTGCCGCCGAGAGACACCCTTATGAAGAGTGAAGATTGCGCATAAGGTCACCATTCCGCCCGAGAGACACCCTTATGAAGAGCTAAGAGTCCACATAAGGGTATCATTCCTGTCGAGAGATACCCTTATGACGAGAAAAGAGTGTGGATAAGGGTATCATTCTGCCTGAGAGACACCCTTATGAAGAGCTAAGAGTCCACATAAGGGCATCATTCCGCCCGAGAGACACCCTTATGAAGAGGCAAGAGAACGCATAAGGTCACCATTGCCGCCGAGAGACACCCTTATGAAGAGTGAAGATTGCGCATAAGGTTACCATTCCGCCAGAGAGACACCCTTATGAAGAGTGAAGAGTCTATATAAGGTCACCATTCCGCCCAAGAGACACCCTTATGAAGAGGCAAGAAAACGCATAAGGGCACCATTCCGTCAGAGAGACACCCTTATGAAGAGGTAAGAGTGCACATAAGGTCACCATTCCACCCTAGAGATACCCTTTTGAAGAGTGAAGAGTCCACATAAGGGCATCATTCCGCCAGAGAGACACCCTTATGAAGAAGAAAGAGTCAACATAAGGGCACCATTGCCCCCGAGAGGTACCCTTATGAAGAGAAAAGAGTCCGCATAAGGTCACCATTCCGCCCGAATAGCATCATAACAGGGGTGTGATCCCGGTTCTAAAGGGAATTACCATTATAAAAAAGCCTTGCCATGCAAAAAAACAGAATCAAAGTCATCACTTGCAATGCTTTTTTTAACTGAAGGTCATATGTGGGCTTCCTCCTGAATATAGTAGCAGTGGAACAGACTAACCTGGATGTCCACAAACAGGACATCTGGTACGGGACAAAATAAGGAGGAGCCAGGAATGGAGATATTAAAAGTTTCAGCAAAATCTAATCCTAATTCTGTAGCTGGTGCGCTTGCTGGAGTACTGCGCGAAAGAGGGGGCGCAGAAATTCAGGCAATTGGGGCGGGTGCATTAAATCAGGCCGTTAAGGCAGTAGCGATCGCAAGAGGGTTCGTAGCACCCAGCGGCGTTGATTTAATTTGCATCCCGGCATTTACTGATATCCTGATTGATGGCGAAGAGCGGACAGCCATTAAGTTGATTGTTGAACCCCGATAAAGTAAATATCAAACACATAAGAAATTATTGATATACTCGCCTGTTTGCATGTGCAAGCAGGTTTCTTTTATTTTCTTGTATAATGGGCACAAGGGGGAATTCTTTTGAAAATCTATGATGGACATTGTGATGTTCTCTATAAACTATTAATGGATCCGACACTTGATTATGTTAAAGCAGGGGAATTACAGGTCAATTTGGAAAAGCTGAATGCTTCAGGAACGAAAGTCCAGTTGTTCGCCATTTATGTACCCGAATCGGTCCATCCTGATTTGAAATTCGAGGCAGCACTTAGGATGGTAGATTTGTTCTATGAAAAGGTTCTATCGCCGAATCCCCAAATGAAGCTTGTGACTAACAGGGCAGAGATTAATGACCTCACTGAACAAGAAATAGGTGCTGTCCTGACTCTTGAAGGTTGTGATGCCATTGGTCAGGATTTGTTGAAGCTGCGAACGCTGTTAAGGCTTGGGGTGCGTTCCGTAGGATTGACGTGGAACTTTGGAAATTATTGCGCCGACGGGGCGTTAGAGGAACGGGGGGCAGGGCTGACGAGATTTGGCCGGCAGGTTGTCCAGCTCCTGAATGAAACGGAAACAGCCTGTGATGTCTCCCATCTATCCGAGAGGGGGTTCTGGGATGTGCTGGAAGTATCAGACCGTGTGTTTGCGTCCCATTCAAACAGTTATACGAAATGCCAGCATCCGCGGAATTTGAGGGACGAACAAATCAAAGCGCTGATCGATTTGGATTCTGTCATGGGCCTCACCTTTGTCCCGGAATTTTTATCGGGTAAAAAGGAATCGGCATCGATTGATGATATAATCCGCCATCTGGAACATGTCTGTACTCTTGGAGGAGAAAATCATGTAGGCTTCGGTTCCGATTTTGACGGTATAGAATTTACGGTGAAGAATCTATCGGGAAATGATCAATATGAGAACCTTTGGAACGAATTGCAAAAATATTATACTGATATACAAGTCCGAAAGTTTCTTTTTGACAATATGGCGTCCAAACTTCCGTTGAAAAACAGCTGAAATCAATAGACACAACAGGTTTCAGTCCCTGAATAAGAGGGCCAGAATGCAGGAAACTTAAAATATTTTAACAAATAAAAAAATATTCATATTTTCGTCAAGAATTATTCTGAAAGGGTTGCTTTTTTTTTCACATAGGTCTAGAATTGAAAGCGTTTAGTACCATCCATTTACTAGATTTGACAGGGGTTTTAGAGATACCCACTAAATTCTAGTGAATTACTTGGAAAAGTGCTACACTTAATAACGAAGCGTTTTTACATATCTAAAGGGGTGTAAGAGATGATCAATCAACTTTCATGGAAAGTTGGCGGACAGCAGGGAGAAGGAATTGAATCTACCGGGGAAATTTTCTCTATTGCTTTGAACCGTCTAGGCTACTACTTGTATGGCTACCGTCACTTTTCATCACGTATCAAGGGCGGACACACAAATAACAAGATTCGGGTAAGCACTACAGAGGTTCGATCTATTTCTGACGATTTAGATATTCTTGTAGCGTTCGATCAGGAAACGATCGATGTTAACTACAAGGAATTGCATGAGAAAGGCGTCATTTTGGCTGATGCGAAGTTTGATCCTAAAAAGCCAGAAGATACTCAAGCTGCATTGTATGCGGTTCCATTTACGGAAATAGCTACTGAACTTGGAACATCTCTTATGAAGAACATGGTCGCGATTGGTGCGACAAGTGCAATCCTTGACTTGGACATCCAGGTTTTCGAGGAAGTCGTCCAGGAAATCTTCGGACGCAAAGGACAACAGGTTGTCGATAAAAACATGGAAGCCATTAAAGCTGGCTACGAATATACGAAGGAACAATTGTCGGGCGCCGAGACGATGCAGCTTGAAAAGGCTGATGGACAGAAACGTCTGTTCATGATCGGCAATGACGCAATCGCAATGGGTGCAGTAGCAGGAGGCTGCCGCTTTATGGCTGCTTATCCAATCACGCCTGCATCAGAAATCATGGAATATCTGATCAAGAAGCTGCCGGCTCTTGGCGGAACTGTCATCCAGACAGAAGATGAAATTGCTGCTGCTACAATGGCAATCGGTGCCAACTATGGCGGAGTTCGTGCGATTACAGCATCTGCGGGTCCTGGCCTTTCTTTGAAAATGGAAGCAATCGGCCTTGCCGGAATCACTGAAACTCCGATCGTTATCGTTGATACACAGCGTGGCGGTCCATCAACAGGTCTTCCTACTAAACAGGAACAATCAGACCTTATGGCAATGATCTATGGAACGCACGGCGAAATCCCTAAGATTGTCATGGCTCCAAGTACGGTCCAGGAAGCATTCTATGATGCAGCTGAAGCATTCAACCTTGCTGAAGAGTATCAATGCCCTGTTATCGTCCTGACTGACCTTCAGCTTTCACTTGGAAAGCAAACAGTCGAGCCGCTTAATTTTGATAAAGTGGAAATCCGCCGAGGCAAGCTGGCGACAGAAGAACTTCCTGAAATTGAGAATAAAGGGTACTTCAAGCGTTATGAAGTAACTGAAGATGGTATTTCACCTCGTGTCATTCCAGGCATGAAAAACGGAATCCACCACGTTACTGGTGTTGAGCATGACGAAACAGGAAAGCCTTCAGAATCTGCTGCGAACCGCATTGCCCAAATGGATAAGCGTTTCCGCAAAATCAGCAATCTGAAGTTCGATACGCCAATCCATAAAAATGCTCCGCATGAGGAAGCTGATCTCTTAATCGTAGGTTTCAACTCTACTAGAGGTGCAATCGAAGAGGCAATGGGAAGACTGGAGAAGGATGGTTTGAAAGTAAACCATGCTCATGTACGTTTGATCCACCCATTCCCTGCCGATGAAATGATGCAGCTTGTAAATTCTGCTAAGAAAGTGGCAGTTATTGAAAACAATGCGACAGGACAACTTGCGAACATCATGAAGATGAATGTCGGAGGACACGAGAAGATCCACAAGATCCTCAAGTATGACGGAAATCCATTCTTGCCGCAGGAAGTCCACACAAAATGCAAGGAGTTGTTCTAGGATGGCGACTTTTAAAGAATTTCGCAATAATGTAAAACCAAACTGGTGCCCAGGCTGCGGAGACTTCTCTGTACAGGCAGCGATGCAGCGTGCTGCTGCTAACGTTGGTCTTGAACCCGAAGATCTGGCCGTCATTTCAGGTATTGGCTGTTCTGGCCGTATCTCTGGATATATCAATTCTTACGGTTTCCACGGAATCCATGGCCGCTCACTTCCAATCGCACAAGGTGTGAAGATGGCGAACCGTGATTTAACGGTTATCGCTTCCGGTGGTGACGGGGACGGTTTCGCGATCGGTATGGGACATACTGTCCATGCGATCCGCCGTAACATCAATATCACTTACATTGTCATGGACAACCAGATTTATGGTCTGACAAAGGGACAAACTTCTCCGCGTTCGGCAGCTGGATTCAAGACAAAATCAACACCTGCTGGTTCCATCGAGCAAGCTATTTCCCCTATGGAACTGGCTTTGACAGCTGGTGCTACTTTTGTGGCACAAAGTTTCTCAACTGACCTGAAAGACTTAACTGCCCTGATTGAAGCAGGTATTAAGCATGAAGGTTTCTCGCTGATCAATGTCTTCAGCCCTTGTGTAACTTACAACAAGGTAAACACATATGACTGGTTCAAGGAAAACTTGACAAAGCTGAGCGACATTGAAGGTTATGACCCGTCAAATCGTGAAGCGGCTATGCAGACTTTGATGGAACATAAAGGTTTGGTTACTGGCCTAATCTATCAAAATACAGAGCAAAAATCTTATCAGGATCTGGTTAGCGGTTATTCTGAAACTCCGCTTTCAAAAGCAGACCTTAAGCTTGACCAGGCTCATTTTGATAAGCTTGTTGCTGAATTCATGTAATAAATCTGCACAT belongs to Mesobacillus sp. AQ2 and includes:
- a CDS encoding TIGR00282 family metallophosphoesterase, which codes for MRILFVGDVVGSPGRDMVTEYLPKLKGKFRPTVTIINGENAASGKGITEKIYRQFLEQGAQAVTLGNHAWDNRDIFEFIDGAKYLVRPANFPEEVPGKGIVYLKINQEELAIINLQGRTFLTPIDCPFKKADELIEEARKRTSLIFVDFHAEATSEKQAMGWYLDGKVSAVVGTHTHVQTADERILPSGTAYLTDVGMTGPYDGILGVEKEAVLRRFITSLPTRFEVAKEGRNQLSAVLIDLDKKTGKAVKIQKILINEDHPFYE
- the spoVS gene encoding stage V sporulation protein SpoVS, with the translated sequence MEILKVSAKSNPNSVAGALAGVLRERGGAEIQAIGAGALNQAVKAVAIARGFVAPSGVDLICIPAFTDILIDGEERTAIKLIVEPR
- a CDS encoding dipeptidase, with the protein product MKIYDGHCDVLYKLLMDPTLDYVKAGELQVNLEKLNASGTKVQLFAIYVPESVHPDLKFEAALRMVDLFYEKVLSPNPQMKLVTNRAEINDLTEQEIGAVLTLEGCDAIGQDLLKLRTLLRLGVRSVGLTWNFGNYCADGALEERGAGLTRFGRQVVQLLNETETACDVSHLSERGFWDVLEVSDRVFASHSNSYTKCQHPRNLRDEQIKALIDLDSVMGLTFVPEFLSGKKESASIDDIIRHLEHVCTLGGENHVGFGSDFDGIEFTVKNLSGNDQYENLWNELQKYYTDIQVRKFLFDNMASKLPLKNS
- a CDS encoding 2-oxoacid:acceptor oxidoreductase subunit alpha, with the translated sequence MINQLSWKVGGQQGEGIESTGEIFSIALNRLGYYLYGYRHFSSRIKGGHTNNKIRVSTTEVRSISDDLDILVAFDQETIDVNYKELHEKGVILADAKFDPKKPEDTQAALYAVPFTEIATELGTSLMKNMVAIGATSAILDLDIQVFEEVVQEIFGRKGQQVVDKNMEAIKAGYEYTKEQLSGAETMQLEKADGQKRLFMIGNDAIAMGAVAGGCRFMAAYPITPASEIMEYLIKKLPALGGTVIQTEDEIAAATMAIGANYGGVRAITASAGPGLSLKMEAIGLAGITETPIVIVDTQRGGPSTGLPTKQEQSDLMAMIYGTHGEIPKIVMAPSTVQEAFYDAAEAFNLAEEYQCPVIVLTDLQLSLGKQTVEPLNFDKVEIRRGKLATEELPEIENKGYFKRYEVTEDGISPRVIPGMKNGIHHVTGVEHDETGKPSESAANRIAQMDKRFRKISNLKFDTPIHKNAPHEEADLLIVGFNSTRGAIEEAMGRLEKDGLKVNHAHVRLIHPFPADEMMQLVNSAKKVAVIENNATGQLANIMKMNVGGHEKIHKILKYDGNPFLPQEVHTKCKELF
- a CDS encoding 2-oxoacid:ferredoxin oxidoreductase subunit beta codes for the protein MATFKEFRNNVKPNWCPGCGDFSVQAAMQRAAANVGLEPEDLAVISGIGCSGRISGYINSYGFHGIHGRSLPIAQGVKMANRDLTVIASGGDGDGFAIGMGHTVHAIRRNINITYIVMDNQIYGLTKGQTSPRSAAGFKTKSTPAGSIEQAISPMELALTAGATFVAQSFSTDLKDLTALIEAGIKHEGFSLINVFSPCVTYNKVNTYDWFKENLTKLSDIEGYDPSNREAAMQTLMEHKGLVTGLIYQNTEQKSYQDLVSGYSETPLSKADLKLDQAHFDKLVAEFM